CCCAGATTGAGATCTTAAAAAGTTATAGTATTGCTAAAGGAGTAGCAGAAAAATTACCTCCTGATGTTTTTAAAGAAGCAGAAGAACAAAATTTCTCAAGAAAAATAGAAACCTTCCGATGGTTAATTAATGTATTGGATATATTACATCTGAAGAATTTTGCCGCCTCCATATTATTAGGAATAAGAGATAACCATGACCATGAGGAGGGAACGACAGCTTACGCCTTAGAAGAAGAAGACATCATCACCCAAGTAAGAGAATCAATAACCGTCAATTCTTTAAAAAACACCAATATAATAGAGATCAACGCCGAAAATATCAATCCCCAATTAGCCTCGATCATTGCCAATAACACAGCCAGTGTCTTTGTGGAAGAATCACGTTCTACCAACCGCTCACGGGCAAGTGAAGCGAAAAAATTCATTGAAGAACAGCTTACTGAAAAAGAAACGGAGTTAAAACGGGTAGAAGAAGCAAAATTAGAATATAAAAGGCAGGAAAATATTCTATATCTTGATGAAGAGACCAAGATAAACATTGAACAATTGGCTAATTTCCAATCACAGGAAATAGACGTCAATAATCAGATCGTAGAAGCAAAGGCACAATTGGCCGAAGTCCACCGCCAGCTGGCAAAACAATCCGAAACCTATATCTCTTCGGAAACCATTACCACCAATCCGGAGGTCCAGGCACTGCAAAGCCAATTAACTGCTTTGGAGATCCAGCTCCCCACTTTATTGGAAAAATATTCCAAAGGAAGTCCTCAGGTATCAGAGGTAGAGATCAAGATCAGAGAGATAAAAAATATGGTTAGTGAAAAAGTAGCAGAGATCGTTGGCTCAAAAGTATCTACCCGAAATCCTATCTATCAGAATCTTCTGGCTCAAGTAGTTAGTTTGGAAACCAACTTAATTTCCTTACAGACCAAAAAAGAATCCCTTTCTTCTTCGGTAAAAGAATACGAGAGCCGTTTAGAGAAACTACCGGACAAAGAATTAAATCTCGCCCGCCTGGAAAGGGCGGTAAAGGTATCGGAAAATATTTATATTATCTTACTGGAGAAATATCAGGAAGCCCGTATCAATGAAGTCATGGAATTAGGAGATATCAGGATAATAGATAAAGCGCGTATTCCCCAAGACCCCATCAAACCGAATAAAAAATTAAACCTGGCTATCGGCGGGATCCTTGGTTTGATGCTTGGTGTAATGCTGGTATTCTTCTTAGAATATATGGATAACACCATCAAAACAACAGATGACATAGAGCGCTACTTGGGATTACCTGTCTTAGGCCTAATCCCTAAAGTTACTCTAAAAACTAAAAGAAAAAGAACCTACTAAATACTAACGACTAAATACTATCTAAAGGATGTGAACCAATTTGGTTTTAAAACTAAAACTAAAACAATTTGAACGAAAAGACTTCGAAAATATCTTTGTGGTACAAAACGACCCCAAATCTCCTATCAGTGAAGCCTTCCGTACCTTGAGAACTAATATAAAATTTTCCAGCTTGGATAAACCGATAAAAACCCTGCTCATCACCAGCCCCATTCCGGAAGCGGGAAAATCATCAATCTCCATAAATTTAGCCTTAACTATGGCTCAGGATAAATACAAAGTAATTCTGGTGGATACTGACTTGCGTAAACCAACTATTCACAAGATATTCGAACAGGACAATAAAACCGGGCTCACCAATATTTTAGTAGAAGATAAAAAGATAAAAGATGTCATGCGAAAAATGAGTGATGTTGATCCTAATTTGTATTTTATTCCTAGCGGTCCTATTCCCCCCAACCCATCCGAATTGCTCGGCTCTAACAAGATGAAAGAACTGCTAAAAGAATTACAGGAGCAAGCTGACTTTGTCATCTTTGATTCTCCTCCGGTTATTGCGGTTACCGATGCCCTGGTATTAGCTACCCAGGTAGATGGTGTGGTACTGGTCCTGAATTTTGGAGAGGTGCCCCGGGAAGCTGCCATACAAACCAAAGAACTACTTAATAAAGTAAAAGCCAATATCTTAGGGGTAGTCTTAAACAAGATCGACATGGAAAAAGAAGGACAATACTACCCTTACTACTACTATTACTACTACGGCGACGAAACAAAAAAGAAAAAACAAAAAAGGAAATAATGAAAACAAACAGTTTTAAAGATTTAATAGTCTGGCAAAAAGCATATAAATTAGTTTTAGAAATTTATAAAATTACGTGTAATTTTCCTAAATCAGAATTATACGCCTTAACTTCTCAGATGAGAAGAGCAGCGATATCAATACCTTCAAATATTTCTGAAGGGTATGGTAGTGGTTATAAAAAAGAATATACACGTTTTCTATCAATAGCTTATGCTTCATTATCAGAATTAGAAACACAATATCTATTAGCCATAGATTTAAATTATACTAATAGTAATGAGATTATCGAAGAATTATTTAAAGAAACTGGAAAAATGTTATATAGGATGATTCACCCTATACGCTAGTTTTATTTTTTTCTTTACTTACACTTGTATCCCGCGCTATAACTATACGCTATAACTATACGCTATAACTATACGCTATTTTTTACGGAGTAAAAAAATGATCGACATTCATAATCATATTCTTCCTAATATGGATGATGGAGCTTCTTCTTGGGAAATTTCCCTAAAAATGTGTGAGCAAGCACATCGTGATGGCATCAAAACTATCGTGGCTACTCCCCATACACTAAATGGCATCTATGAAAATCACCCTCCAGCTATAGAAGAAAAAGTAAAAATATTAAATCAAAAAATAAAAGAAAATAACCTTCCCCTGCAAGTTCTTCCCGGAAGTGAAGTGCATCTAAGCGCAGATATATTTGAAAGATTAAAAAAACAAAGTATAATGACCCTGAACAACACTAAATACTTGCTTTTAGAATTCCCTGCTAACCAAATTCCCCACCAGACCGAAGAGATCCTTTTTCGAATTCAACTGATGGGAATAACTCCCATTCTTTCTCATGTAGAAAGAAATTTAGAATTCCAGCGGAAACCAGCCTTACTGACTAACTTAATCCAAAAAGGAGCATTGGCGCAAATTACGGCCGCCAGCCTCTGCGGTACCTTTGGCTCACCAACCAGAAAATTTACACAAAAACTCTTAGCTAATGATCTTATCTACTGTCTGGCTACTGATGCTCACTCTGATTCCACCACAGGAAGAAATACTATTTTATCCAAAGCACTAAAAGAGGCCTCCAAAATCATCGGTCACCAAGCCGCCCTAAACTTGGTTCACTCCCACCCCCAAAAAATCATATCGAATCAATAAAAATAGAACAGCGATTGAGACCTGACCCCAATCGCTGTTCCGACCCATCTTTTTCTCGATACCGCTTTACCCTGCATATTTAACTTGAAATATTAAATATTAAGGGTTATAATAAAAAAAGTAAAAATGAAGATAATAAAAATAAATTTAGAAGTATTATCTTTTTGGTTAATTGACAAATTAACTAATCGAATGATCTTGTATCTTTTCTTTTTCCTATTCTGTATTTTCTTTAATAAAGACTATATGCTAACAACTAATTATAATTTCTCAATTAATTTTCTAATCTTTATTCTTATCTTAATGGGTCAATTGGTGAATTGGCAAATTGGTGAATTGACTTATTAGTTATAAGGCAGGAAAAAATATGAAACTAAAAACTCGAATATTAGAGAAAACTATCCTAAAAGCAATTAAAACTTTTCCGGCAATTGTGGTTACCGGTCCACGCCAATCAGGAAAGACCACTCTTTTTAAAATACTCTTTTCTAAGACCCATACCTTAGTAAGCTTAGAAGACCCTGATATAAGAATTCGGGCAAAAGAGGATCCCTTAAGTTTTTTAAATCAATATCGCCCGCCTCTCTACTACCTACGCTCAAGAGATGGCCTTGAAGTAGATTTAGTTATCGAAATAGGAGGTTTCCTGCACTTATTTGAAATAAAAAGCTCAATGACAATTACTTCTAAACATGTCACTTCATTAAATAAACTTGCCAATGACTTAGGCTCAAAGGTTAAAACTGTCGCGGTTATTTCCTGTTCTGACGATAATTTTATGATAAAAGAAAACATTGCCAATTACAACTGGAAAAATATACTTACAGTTTGATATTTCTTTTATTTCAACCACATCTTTTTCCTCATCACTGTATTTCCCCCTTTACATTTCGATTAATATTTGCTATATTATCTTTAGAATGAAAGTAGGAAATTCTTACTATAAAATTATTTGTGATTGAAGGAGATAAGATCGATGTCTTTAATTCAGGTTAGAGAAAAAGCGCAAATTACCATTCCCAATAAAATCCGCAAAGAACTGGGTATCAAGAAGGGTGACTATTTAGAAGTTGCCAGAGAAGATGATAGAATAGTTATTATTCCCAAAATTTTAATAGAAAAAGTCTCGGTAAATTTATCGATGAAAGGTGAAGAGATGCTAAAAGAGGCTATAGATGATGTCAAAAAAGGCAAGGTCAAGATACATAATAACCCAATAGATCTAATTAATGACCTTCACAAATAAATGCAATTAATTTATACTGCTCATTTTAAAAAAGACTATAAAAAACTTTCGCCTGCTATTCAGAAGAAAACAGATGAGAAAATAAAGCTTTTAGTCGAAAACTTGTCCCATCCTTCCTTAAGAGTGAAAAAAGTTAAAAAATATCAGAATGTTCTAGAGGGAAGTATCAATAAAAATTACCGATTTTTATTTCAAATTACTTCCGAAGGGTATCTTTTTCTTAGAATTGGTAAACATGATATTGTAGAAGATTTATAAAAATAACCCTCTTTTTTATTCTTTCATTGTAATCTCGCATCTTCCCTCCGATCGGCATCTAAAAACTTGACAAAATCTACAACCAAAGTATAATAAATTAAAGAAAAGATTAAGTAAGTGTGCTTAGCTCTATGAAATACAATGATTTAAAAAAAATAAAAAACCTATATTTTACTTACCAGGATGTAGCAAAAGTACTATCCATAACAGAAGATTCTGCTCAAGTATTGTCTGTCCGATATGTAAAACAAAAATATTTTGTTAGGCTAAAAAGGAATTTCTACATATTGAAGGAAAAATGGGATAATATTACCTTCAATCAAAGATTGGAACTGGCTAATATCCTGCAGGTCCCATCTTATATCTCTTTGATGACCGCTCTTTCATTTTATGAATACACTACTCAGGTTCAGCAGAAATTTATCGAGTCTATCTCCTTATATCGTACCTTTTCCAAAAATATTGAAGGAATAATATTTAATTATAGTAAGCTCAAAAATGAGTATTATTTTAGTTTTT
The DNA window shown above is from Candidatus Atribacteria bacterium and carries:
- a CDS encoding four helix bundle protein: MKTNSFKDLIVWQKAYKLVLEIYKITCNFPKSELYALTSQMRRAAISIPSNISEGYGSGYKKEYTRFLSIAYASLSELETQYLLAIDLNYTNSNEIIEELFKETGKMLYRMIHPIR
- a CDS encoding AbrB/MazE/SpoVT family DNA-binding domain-containing protein, which codes for MSLIQVREKAQITIPNKIRKELGIKKGDYLEVAREDDRIVIIPKILIEKVSVNLSMKGEEMLKEAIDDVKKGKVKIHNNPIDLINDLHK
- a CDS encoding polysaccharide biosynthesis tyrosine autokinase, producing MFVVQNDPKSPISEAFRTLRTNIKFSSLDKPIKTLLITSPIPEAGKSSISINLALTMAQDKYKVILVDTDLRKPTIHKIFEQDNKTGLTNILVEDKKIKDVMRKMSDVDPNLYFIPSGPIPPNPSELLGSNKMKELLKELQEQADFVIFDSPPVIAVTDALVLATQVDGVVLVLNFGEVPREAAIQTKELLNKVKANILGVVLNKIDMEKEGQYYPYYYYYYYGDETKKKKQKRK
- a CDS encoding tyrosine protein phosphatase produces the protein MIDIHNHILPNMDDGASSWEISLKMCEQAHRDGIKTIVATPHTLNGIYENHPPAIEEKVKILNQKIKENNLPLQVLPGSEVHLSADIFERLKKQSIMTLNNTKYLLLEFPANQIPHQTEEILFRIQLMGITPILSHVERNLEFQRKPALLTNLIQKGALAQITAASLCGTFGSPTRKFTQKLLANDLIYCLATDAHSDSTTGRNTILSKALKEASKIIGHQAALNLVHSHPQKIISNQ